In a genomic window of Callithrix jacchus isolate 240 chromosome 22, calJac240_pri, whole genome shotgun sequence:
- the CPT1C gene encoding palmitoyl thioesterase CPT1C isoform X6, producing MAEAHQAVDFRPSLTSDGAEVELSAPVLQEIYLSGLRSWKRHLSRFWNDFLTGVFPASPLSWLFLFSAIQLAWFLQLDPSLGLMEKIKELLPDWGGQHHGLRGVLAAALFASCLWGALIFTLHVALRLLLSYHGWLLEPHGAMSSPTKTWLALVRIFSGRHPMLFSYQRSLPRQPVPSVHDTVRKYLESVRPVLSDEDFDWTAVLAQEFLRLQASLLQWHLRLKSWWASNYVSDWWEEFVYLRSRNPLMVNSNYYMMDFLYVTPTPLQAARAGNAIHALLLYRHRLNRQEIPPTLLMGMRPLCSAQYEKIFNTTRIPGVQKARATERDPDSKKRKGHYPSVAGLPAPMLLPTPPLDHIRHLHDSQHVAVFHQGRFFRVGTHSRNSLLSPRALEQQFQRILDDPSPACPHEEHLAALTAAPRDTWAQVRTSLKTQAAEALEVVEGAAFFVSLDAEPAGLTREDPAASLDAYAHALLAGRGHDRWFDKSFTLIVFSNGKLGLSVEHSWADCPISGHMWEFTLATECFQLGYSADGHCKGHPDPTLPQPQRLQWDLPDQIHSSISVALRGAKILSENVDCHVFPFSLFGKSFIRRCHLSSDSFIQIALQLAHFRDPQCLALLRVAVDKHQALLKAAMSGQGVDRHLFALYIVSRFLHLQSPFLTQVHSEQWQLSTSQIPVQQMHLFDVHNYPDYVSSGGGFGPADEHGYGVSYIFMGDDMITFHISSKKSSTKTDSHRLGQHIEDALLDVASLFQAGQHFKRRFRSSREEASRRRCGFLSHQTGASKTSVTSPEL from the exons ATGGCAGAAGCGCACCAGGCCGTGGACTTCCGACCCTCGCTGACCTCGGACGGGGCCGAAGTGGAACTCAGTGCCCCTGTGCTGCAGGAGATCTACCTCTCTGGCCTGCGCTCCTGGAAAAGGCATCTCTCACGTTTCTGG AATGACTTTCTCACCGGTGTGTTCCCTGCCAGCCCCCTCAGCTGGCTTTTCCTCTTCAGTGCCATCCAGCTTGCTTGGTTCCTCCAGCTGGACCCTTCCTTGGGACTGATGGAGAAGATCAAAGAGTTGCTCCCCGACTG GGGTGGGCAGCACCACGGGCTCCGGGGGGTCCTGGCAGCTGCGCTGTTTGCCTCGTGTTTGTGGGGAGCCCTGATCTTCACGCTGCACGTGGCCCTGAGGCTGCTTCTGTCCTACCACGGCTGGCTTCTTGAGCCCCATGGAGCCATGTCCTCTCCCACCAAGACCTGGCTG GCCCTGGTCCGCATCTTCTCCGGCCGCCACCCTATGCTCTTCAGTTACCAGCGCTCCCTGCCGCGCCAGCCGGTGCCCTCCGTGCATGACACTGTGCGCAAG tACCTGGAGTCGGTCCGGCCGGTCCTCTCCGACGAGGACTTCGACTGGACCGCGGTCCTGGCGCAGGAATTCCTGAGGCTGCAGGCGTCGTTGCTGCAGTGGCACCTGCGACTCAAGTCCTGGTGGGCGTCCAACTAT GTCAGCGACTGGTGGGAGGAATTTGTGTACCTGCGCTCCCGAAACCCGCTGATGGTGAACAGCAACTACTACATGATG GACTTCCTGTATGTCACACCCACGCCTCTGCAGGCAGCTCGCGCTGGAAATGCCATCCATGCCCTCCTCCTGTACCGCCACCGCCTAAACCGCCAGGAGATCCCCCCG ACTTTGCTGATGGGAATGCGTCCCTTATGCTCTGCCCAGTACGAGAAGATCTTCAACACCACGCGGATTCCAGGGGTCCAAAAAG cccgggcaacagagcgagaccctgactcaaaaaaaagaaaaggtcattATCCTTCTGTGGCTGGCCTTCCTGCCCCTATGCTTCTGCCAACGCCACCCCTAGACCACATCCGTCACCTCCACGACAGCCAGCACGTGGCTGTCTTCCACCAAGGCCGATTCTTCCGCGTGGGGACCCACTCCCGAAACAGCCTGCTTTCCCCGAGGGCCCTGGAGCAGCAGTTTCAGCGAATCCTGGATGATCCGTCACCGGCCTGCCCCCACGAGGAACATCTGGCCGCTCTGACTGCTGCTCCCAG GGACACGTGGGCCCAGGTGCGGACGTCCCTGAAGACCCAGGCGGCAGAGGCCCTGGAGGTGGTGGAAGGGGCCGCTTTCTTTGTGTCACTGGACGCTGAGCCCGCGGGTCTCACCAGGGAGGACCCAGCGGCGTCATTGGATGCCTATGCCCATGCCCTGCTGGCCGGCCGGGGCCATGACCG CTGGTTTGACAAATCCTTCACCCTAATCGTCTTCTCCAATGGGAAGCTGGGGCTCAGCGTGGAGCACTCCTGGGCCGACTGCCCCATCTCAGGACACATGTGGGAG TTCACTCTGGCTACAGAATGCTTTCAGCTGGGCTACTCAGCAGACGGCCACTGCAAGGGACACCCGGACCCCACACTACCCCAGCCCCAGCGGCTGCAATGGGATCTTCCAGACCAG ATCCACTCCTCCATCTCTGTAGCCCTGCGGGGAGCCAAGATCTTGTCTGAAAATGTCGACTGCCATGTCTTTCCATTCTCCCTGTTTGGCAAGAGCTTCATCAGACGCTGCCACCTCTCTTCAGACAGCTTCATCCAGATCGCCTTGCAGCTGGCCCACTTCCGG GACCCCCAGTGCCTCGCCCTGTTGCGCGTGGCAGTGGACAAGCACCAGGCTCTGCTGAAGGCAGCCATGAGCGGGCAGGGAGTGGACCGCCACCTCTTCGCGCTCTACATCGTGTCCCGATTCCTCCACCTGCAGTCGCCCTTCCTGACCCAG GTCCATTCGGAGCAGTGGCAGCTGTCCACCAGCCAGATCCCTGTTCAGCAAATGCACCTGTTTGACGTCCACAATTACCCGGACTATGTTTCCTCTGGCGGTGGATTCGGGCCT GCTGATGAGCATGGTTATGGTGTTTCTTATATCTTCATGGGGGATGACATGATCACCTTCCACATCTCCAGCAAAAAGTCAAGCACAAAAACG GACTCCCACAGGCTGGGGCAGCACATTGAGGATGCCCTGCTGGATGTGGCCTCCCTGTTCCAAGCAGGGCAGCATTTTAAGCGCCGGTTCAGAAGTTCAAGGGAGGAGGCTTCGAGGCGCAGGTGTGGATTTCTTTCCCACCAGACTGGGGCCTCCAAGACATCTGTGACATCCCCTGAACTCTGA
- the CPT1C gene encoding palmitoyl thioesterase CPT1C isoform X2, giving the protein MAEAHQAVDFRPSLTSDGAEVELSAPVLQEIYLSGLRSWKRHLSRFWNDFLTGVFPASPLSWLFLFSAIQLAWFLQLDPSLGLMEKIKELLPDWGGQHHGLRGVLAAALFASCLWGALIFTLHVALRLLLSYHGWLLEPHGAMSSPTKTWLALVRIFSGRHPMLFSYQRSLPRQPVPSVHDTVRKYLESVRPVLSDEDFDWTAVLAQEFLRLQASLLQWHLRLKSWWASNYVSDWWEEFVYLRSRNPLMVNSNYYMMDFLYVTPTPLQAARAGNAIHALLLYRHRLNRQEIPPTLLMGMRPLCSAQYEKIFNTTRIPGVQKARATERDPDSKKRKGHYPSVAGLPAPMLLPTPPLDHIRHLHDSQHVAVFHQGRFFRVGTHSRNSLLSPRALEQQFQRILDDPSPACPHEEHLAALTAAPRDTWAQVRTSLKTQAAEALEVVEGAAFFVSLDAEPAGLTREDPAASLDAYAHALLAGRGHDRWFDKSFTLIVFSNGKLGLSVEHSWADCPISGHMWEFTLATECFQLGYSADGHCKGHPDPTLPQPQRLQWDLPDQIHSSISVALRGAKILSENVDCHVFPFSLFGKSFIRRCHLSSDSFIQIALQLAHFRDRGQFCLTYESAMTRLFLEGRTETVRSCTREACSFVRAMEDKEKTDPQCLALLRVAVDKHQALLKAAMSGQGVDRHLFALYIVSRFLHLQSPFLTQVHSEQWQLSTSQIPVQQMHLFDVHNYPDYVSSGGGFGPADEHGYGVSYIFMGDDMITFHISSKKSSTKTDSHRLGQHIEDALLDVASLFQAGQHFKRRFRSSREEASRRRCGFLSHQTGASKTSVTSPEL; this is encoded by the exons ATGGCAGAAGCGCACCAGGCCGTGGACTTCCGACCCTCGCTGACCTCGGACGGGGCCGAAGTGGAACTCAGTGCCCCTGTGCTGCAGGAGATCTACCTCTCTGGCCTGCGCTCCTGGAAAAGGCATCTCTCACGTTTCTGG AATGACTTTCTCACCGGTGTGTTCCCTGCCAGCCCCCTCAGCTGGCTTTTCCTCTTCAGTGCCATCCAGCTTGCTTGGTTCCTCCAGCTGGACCCTTCCTTGGGACTGATGGAGAAGATCAAAGAGTTGCTCCCCGACTG GGGTGGGCAGCACCACGGGCTCCGGGGGGTCCTGGCAGCTGCGCTGTTTGCCTCGTGTTTGTGGGGAGCCCTGATCTTCACGCTGCACGTGGCCCTGAGGCTGCTTCTGTCCTACCACGGCTGGCTTCTTGAGCCCCATGGAGCCATGTCCTCTCCCACCAAGACCTGGCTG GCCCTGGTCCGCATCTTCTCCGGCCGCCACCCTATGCTCTTCAGTTACCAGCGCTCCCTGCCGCGCCAGCCGGTGCCCTCCGTGCATGACACTGTGCGCAAG tACCTGGAGTCGGTCCGGCCGGTCCTCTCCGACGAGGACTTCGACTGGACCGCGGTCCTGGCGCAGGAATTCCTGAGGCTGCAGGCGTCGTTGCTGCAGTGGCACCTGCGACTCAAGTCCTGGTGGGCGTCCAACTAT GTCAGCGACTGGTGGGAGGAATTTGTGTACCTGCGCTCCCGAAACCCGCTGATGGTGAACAGCAACTACTACATGATG GACTTCCTGTATGTCACACCCACGCCTCTGCAGGCAGCTCGCGCTGGAAATGCCATCCATGCCCTCCTCCTGTACCGCCACCGCCTAAACCGCCAGGAGATCCCCCCG ACTTTGCTGATGGGAATGCGTCCCTTATGCTCTGCCCAGTACGAGAAGATCTTCAACACCACGCGGATTCCAGGGGTCCAAAAAG cccgggcaacagagcgagaccctgactcaaaaaaaagaaaaggtcattATCCTTCTGTGGCTGGCCTTCCTGCCCCTATGCTTCTGCCAACGCCACCCCTAGACCACATCCGTCACCTCCACGACAGCCAGCACGTGGCTGTCTTCCACCAAGGCCGATTCTTCCGCGTGGGGACCCACTCCCGAAACAGCCTGCTTTCCCCGAGGGCCCTGGAGCAGCAGTTTCAGCGAATCCTGGATGATCCGTCACCGGCCTGCCCCCACGAGGAACATCTGGCCGCTCTGACTGCTGCTCCCAG GGACACGTGGGCCCAGGTGCGGACGTCCCTGAAGACCCAGGCGGCAGAGGCCCTGGAGGTGGTGGAAGGGGCCGCTTTCTTTGTGTCACTGGACGCTGAGCCCGCGGGTCTCACCAGGGAGGACCCAGCGGCGTCATTGGATGCCTATGCCCATGCCCTGCTGGCCGGCCGGGGCCATGACCG CTGGTTTGACAAATCCTTCACCCTAATCGTCTTCTCCAATGGGAAGCTGGGGCTCAGCGTGGAGCACTCCTGGGCCGACTGCCCCATCTCAGGACACATGTGGGAG TTCACTCTGGCTACAGAATGCTTTCAGCTGGGCTACTCAGCAGACGGCCACTGCAAGGGACACCCGGACCCCACACTACCCCAGCCCCAGCGGCTGCAATGGGATCTTCCAGACCAG ATCCACTCCTCCATCTCTGTAGCCCTGCGGGGAGCCAAGATCTTGTCTGAAAATGTCGACTGCCATGTCTTTCCATTCTCCCTGTTTGGCAAGAGCTTCATCAGACGCTGCCACCTCTCTTCAGACAGCTTCATCCAGATCGCCTTGCAGCTGGCCCACTTCCGG GACAGGGGTCAATTCTGCCTGACTTATGAGTCGGCCATGACGCGCTTGTTCCTGGAAGGCCGGACGGAGACGGTGCGGTCTTGCACGAGGGAGGCCTGCAGCTTTGTGAGAGCCATGGAGGACAAAGAGAAGACA GACCCCCAGTGCCTCGCCCTGTTGCGCGTGGCAGTGGACAAGCACCAGGCTCTGCTGAAGGCAGCCATGAGCGGGCAGGGAGTGGACCGCCACCTCTTCGCGCTCTACATCGTGTCCCGATTCCTCCACCTGCAGTCGCCCTTCCTGACCCAG GTCCATTCGGAGCAGTGGCAGCTGTCCACCAGCCAGATCCCTGTTCAGCAAATGCACCTGTTTGACGTCCACAATTACCCGGACTATGTTTCCTCTGGCGGTGGATTCGGGCCT GCTGATGAGCATGGTTATGGTGTTTCTTATATCTTCATGGGGGATGACATGATCACCTTCCACATCTCCAGCAAAAAGTCAAGCACAAAAACG GACTCCCACAGGCTGGGGCAGCACATTGAGGATGCCCTGCTGGATGTGGCCTCCCTGTTCCAAGCAGGGCAGCATTTTAAGCGCCGGTTCAGAAGTTCAAGGGAGGAGGCTTCGAGGCGCAGGTGTGGATTTCTTTCCCACCAGACTGGGGCCTCCAAGACATCTGTGACATCCCCTGAACTCTGA
- the CPT1C gene encoding palmitoyl thioesterase CPT1C isoform X3, with the protein MAEAHQAVDFRPSLTSDGAEVELSAPVLQEIYLSGLRSWKRHLSRFWNDFLTGVFPASPLSWLFLFSAIQLAWFLQLDPSLGLMEKIKELLPDWGGQHHGLRGVLAAALFASCLWGALIFTLHVALRLLLSYHGWLLEPHGAMSSPTKTWLALVRIFSGRHPMLFSYQRSLPRQPVPSVHDTVRKYLESVRPVLSDEDFDWTAVLAQEFLRLQASLLQWHLRLKSWWASNYVSDWWEEFVYLRSRNPLMVNSNYYMMDFLYVTPTPLQAARAGNAIHALLLYRHRLNRQEIPPTLLMGMRPLCSAQYEKIFNTTRIPGVQKDHIRHLHDSQHVAVFHQGRFFRVGTHSRNSLLSPRALEQQFQRILDDPSPACPHEEHLAALTAAPRDTWAQVRTSLKTQAAEALEVVEGAAFFVSLDAEPAGLTREDPAASLDAYAHALLAGRGHDRWFDKSFTLIVFSNGKLGLSVEHSWADCPISGHMWEFTLATECFQLGYSADGHCKGHPDPTLPQPQRLQWDLPDQQIHSSISVALRGAKILSENVDCHVFPFSLFGKSFIRRCHLSSDSFIQIALQLAHFRDRGQFCLTYESAMTRLFLEGRTETVRSCTREACSFVRAMEDKEKTDPQCLALLRVAVDKHQALLKAAMSGQGVDRHLFALYIVSRFLHLQSPFLTQVHSEQWQLSTSQIPVQQMHLFDVHNYPDYVSSGGGFGPADEHGYGVSYIFMGDDMITFHISSKKSSTKTDSHRLGQHIEDALLDVASLFQAGQHFKRRFRSSREEASRRRCGFLSHQTGASKTSVTSPEL; encoded by the exons ATGGCAGAAGCGCACCAGGCCGTGGACTTCCGACCCTCGCTGACCTCGGACGGGGCCGAAGTGGAACTCAGTGCCCCTGTGCTGCAGGAGATCTACCTCTCTGGCCTGCGCTCCTGGAAAAGGCATCTCTCACGTTTCTGG AATGACTTTCTCACCGGTGTGTTCCCTGCCAGCCCCCTCAGCTGGCTTTTCCTCTTCAGTGCCATCCAGCTTGCTTGGTTCCTCCAGCTGGACCCTTCCTTGGGACTGATGGAGAAGATCAAAGAGTTGCTCCCCGACTG GGGTGGGCAGCACCACGGGCTCCGGGGGGTCCTGGCAGCTGCGCTGTTTGCCTCGTGTTTGTGGGGAGCCCTGATCTTCACGCTGCACGTGGCCCTGAGGCTGCTTCTGTCCTACCACGGCTGGCTTCTTGAGCCCCATGGAGCCATGTCCTCTCCCACCAAGACCTGGCTG GCCCTGGTCCGCATCTTCTCCGGCCGCCACCCTATGCTCTTCAGTTACCAGCGCTCCCTGCCGCGCCAGCCGGTGCCCTCCGTGCATGACACTGTGCGCAAG tACCTGGAGTCGGTCCGGCCGGTCCTCTCCGACGAGGACTTCGACTGGACCGCGGTCCTGGCGCAGGAATTCCTGAGGCTGCAGGCGTCGTTGCTGCAGTGGCACCTGCGACTCAAGTCCTGGTGGGCGTCCAACTAT GTCAGCGACTGGTGGGAGGAATTTGTGTACCTGCGCTCCCGAAACCCGCTGATGGTGAACAGCAACTACTACATGATG GACTTCCTGTATGTCACACCCACGCCTCTGCAGGCAGCTCGCGCTGGAAATGCCATCCATGCCCTCCTCCTGTACCGCCACCGCCTAAACCGCCAGGAGATCCCCCCG ACTTTGCTGATGGGAATGCGTCCCTTATGCTCTGCCCAGTACGAGAAGATCTTCAACACCACGCGGATTCCAGGGGTCCAAAAAG ACCACATCCGTCACCTCCACGACAGCCAGCACGTGGCTGTCTTCCACCAAGGCCGATTCTTCCGCGTGGGGACCCACTCCCGAAACAGCCTGCTTTCCCCGAGGGCCCTGGAGCAGCAGTTTCAGCGAATCCTGGATGATCCGTCACCGGCCTGCCCCCACGAGGAACATCTGGCCGCTCTGACTGCTGCTCCCAG GGACACGTGGGCCCAGGTGCGGACGTCCCTGAAGACCCAGGCGGCAGAGGCCCTGGAGGTGGTGGAAGGGGCCGCTTTCTTTGTGTCACTGGACGCTGAGCCCGCGGGTCTCACCAGGGAGGACCCAGCGGCGTCATTGGATGCCTATGCCCATGCCCTGCTGGCCGGCCGGGGCCATGACCG CTGGTTTGACAAATCCTTCACCCTAATCGTCTTCTCCAATGGGAAGCTGGGGCTCAGCGTGGAGCACTCCTGGGCCGACTGCCCCATCTCAGGACACATGTGGGAG TTCACTCTGGCTACAGAATGCTTTCAGCTGGGCTACTCAGCAGACGGCCACTGCAAGGGACACCCGGACCCCACACTACCCCAGCCCCAGCGGCTGCAATGGGATCTTCCAGACCAG CAGATCCACTCCTCCATCTCTGTAGCCCTGCGGGGAGCCAAGATCTTGTCTGAAAATGTCGACTGCCATGTCTTTCCATTCTCCCTGTTTGGCAAGAGCTTCATCAGACGCTGCCACCTCTCTTCAGACAGCTTCATCCAGATCGCCTTGCAGCTGGCCCACTTCCGG GACAGGGGTCAATTCTGCCTGACTTATGAGTCGGCCATGACGCGCTTGTTCCTGGAAGGCCGGACGGAGACGGTGCGGTCTTGCACGAGGGAGGCCTGCAGCTTTGTGAGAGCCATGGAGGACAAAGAGAAGACA GACCCCCAGTGCCTCGCCCTGTTGCGCGTGGCAGTGGACAAGCACCAGGCTCTGCTGAAGGCAGCCATGAGCGGGCAGGGAGTGGACCGCCACCTCTTCGCGCTCTACATCGTGTCCCGATTCCTCCACCTGCAGTCGCCCTTCCTGACCCAG GTCCATTCGGAGCAGTGGCAGCTGTCCACCAGCCAGATCCCTGTTCAGCAAATGCACCTGTTTGACGTCCACAATTACCCGGACTATGTTTCCTCTGGCGGTGGATTCGGGCCT GCTGATGAGCATGGTTATGGTGTTTCTTATATCTTCATGGGGGATGACATGATCACCTTCCACATCTCCAGCAAAAAGTCAAGCACAAAAACG GACTCCCACAGGCTGGGGCAGCACATTGAGGATGCCCTGCTGGATGTGGCCTCCCTGTTCCAAGCAGGGCAGCATTTTAAGCGCCGGTTCAGAAGTTCAAGGGAGGAGGCTTCGAGGCGCAGGTGTGGATTTCTTTCCCACCAGACTGGGGCCTCCAAGACATCTGTGACATCCCCTGAACTCTGA
- the CPT1C gene encoding palmitoyl thioesterase CPT1C isoform X4, translated as MAEAHQAVDFRPSLTSDGAEVELSAPVLQEIYLSGLRSWKRHLSRFWNDFLTGVFPASPLSWLFLFSAIQLAWFLQLDPSLGLMEKIKELLPDWGGQHHGLRGVLAAALFASCLWGALIFTLHVALRLLLSYHGWLLEPHGAMSSPTKTWLALVRIFSGRHPMLFSYQRSLPRQPVPSVHDTVRKYLESVRPVLSDEDFDWTAVLAQEFLRLQASLLQWHLRLKSWWASNYVSDWWEEFVYLRSRNPLMVNSNYYMMDFLYVTPTPLQAARAGNAIHALLLYRHRLNRQEIPPTLLMGMRPLCSAQYEKIFNTTRIPGVQKDHIRHLHDSQHVAVFHQGRFFRVGTHSRNSLLSPRALEQQFQRILDDPSPACPHEEHLAALTAAPRDTWAQVRTSLKTQAAEALEVVEGAAFFVSLDAEPAGLTREDPAASLDAYAHALLAGRGHDRWFDKSFTLIVFSNGKLGLSVEHSWADCPISGHMWEFTLATECFQLGYSADGHCKGHPDPTLPQPQRLQWDLPDQIHSSISVALRGAKILSENVDCHVFPFSLFGKSFIRRCHLSSDSFIQIALQLAHFRDRGQFCLTYESAMTRLFLEGRTETVRSCTREACSFVRAMEDKEKTDPQCLALLRVAVDKHQALLKAAMSGQGVDRHLFALYIVSRFLHLQSPFLTQVHSEQWQLSTSQIPVQQMHLFDVHNYPDYVSSGGGFGPADEHGYGVSYIFMGDDMITFHISSKKSSTKTDSHRLGQHIEDALLDVASLFQAGQHFKRRFRSSREEASRRRCGFLSHQTGASKTSVTSPEL; from the exons ATGGCAGAAGCGCACCAGGCCGTGGACTTCCGACCCTCGCTGACCTCGGACGGGGCCGAAGTGGAACTCAGTGCCCCTGTGCTGCAGGAGATCTACCTCTCTGGCCTGCGCTCCTGGAAAAGGCATCTCTCACGTTTCTGG AATGACTTTCTCACCGGTGTGTTCCCTGCCAGCCCCCTCAGCTGGCTTTTCCTCTTCAGTGCCATCCAGCTTGCTTGGTTCCTCCAGCTGGACCCTTCCTTGGGACTGATGGAGAAGATCAAAGAGTTGCTCCCCGACTG GGGTGGGCAGCACCACGGGCTCCGGGGGGTCCTGGCAGCTGCGCTGTTTGCCTCGTGTTTGTGGGGAGCCCTGATCTTCACGCTGCACGTGGCCCTGAGGCTGCTTCTGTCCTACCACGGCTGGCTTCTTGAGCCCCATGGAGCCATGTCCTCTCCCACCAAGACCTGGCTG GCCCTGGTCCGCATCTTCTCCGGCCGCCACCCTATGCTCTTCAGTTACCAGCGCTCCCTGCCGCGCCAGCCGGTGCCCTCCGTGCATGACACTGTGCGCAAG tACCTGGAGTCGGTCCGGCCGGTCCTCTCCGACGAGGACTTCGACTGGACCGCGGTCCTGGCGCAGGAATTCCTGAGGCTGCAGGCGTCGTTGCTGCAGTGGCACCTGCGACTCAAGTCCTGGTGGGCGTCCAACTAT GTCAGCGACTGGTGGGAGGAATTTGTGTACCTGCGCTCCCGAAACCCGCTGATGGTGAACAGCAACTACTACATGATG GACTTCCTGTATGTCACACCCACGCCTCTGCAGGCAGCTCGCGCTGGAAATGCCATCCATGCCCTCCTCCTGTACCGCCACCGCCTAAACCGCCAGGAGATCCCCCCG ACTTTGCTGATGGGAATGCGTCCCTTATGCTCTGCCCAGTACGAGAAGATCTTCAACACCACGCGGATTCCAGGGGTCCAAAAAG ACCACATCCGTCACCTCCACGACAGCCAGCACGTGGCTGTCTTCCACCAAGGCCGATTCTTCCGCGTGGGGACCCACTCCCGAAACAGCCTGCTTTCCCCGAGGGCCCTGGAGCAGCAGTTTCAGCGAATCCTGGATGATCCGTCACCGGCCTGCCCCCACGAGGAACATCTGGCCGCTCTGACTGCTGCTCCCAG GGACACGTGGGCCCAGGTGCGGACGTCCCTGAAGACCCAGGCGGCAGAGGCCCTGGAGGTGGTGGAAGGGGCCGCTTTCTTTGTGTCACTGGACGCTGAGCCCGCGGGTCTCACCAGGGAGGACCCAGCGGCGTCATTGGATGCCTATGCCCATGCCCTGCTGGCCGGCCGGGGCCATGACCG CTGGTTTGACAAATCCTTCACCCTAATCGTCTTCTCCAATGGGAAGCTGGGGCTCAGCGTGGAGCACTCCTGGGCCGACTGCCCCATCTCAGGACACATGTGGGAG TTCACTCTGGCTACAGAATGCTTTCAGCTGGGCTACTCAGCAGACGGCCACTGCAAGGGACACCCGGACCCCACACTACCCCAGCCCCAGCGGCTGCAATGGGATCTTCCAGACCAG ATCCACTCCTCCATCTCTGTAGCCCTGCGGGGAGCCAAGATCTTGTCTGAAAATGTCGACTGCCATGTCTTTCCATTCTCCCTGTTTGGCAAGAGCTTCATCAGACGCTGCCACCTCTCTTCAGACAGCTTCATCCAGATCGCCTTGCAGCTGGCCCACTTCCGG GACAGGGGTCAATTCTGCCTGACTTATGAGTCGGCCATGACGCGCTTGTTCCTGGAAGGCCGGACGGAGACGGTGCGGTCTTGCACGAGGGAGGCCTGCAGCTTTGTGAGAGCCATGGAGGACAAAGAGAAGACA GACCCCCAGTGCCTCGCCCTGTTGCGCGTGGCAGTGGACAAGCACCAGGCTCTGCTGAAGGCAGCCATGAGCGGGCAGGGAGTGGACCGCCACCTCTTCGCGCTCTACATCGTGTCCCGATTCCTCCACCTGCAGTCGCCCTTCCTGACCCAG GTCCATTCGGAGCAGTGGCAGCTGTCCACCAGCCAGATCCCTGTTCAGCAAATGCACCTGTTTGACGTCCACAATTACCCGGACTATGTTTCCTCTGGCGGTGGATTCGGGCCT GCTGATGAGCATGGTTATGGTGTTTCTTATATCTTCATGGGGGATGACATGATCACCTTCCACATCTCCAGCAAAAAGTCAAGCACAAAAACG GACTCCCACAGGCTGGGGCAGCACATTGAGGATGCCCTGCTGGATGTGGCCTCCCTGTTCCAAGCAGGGCAGCATTTTAAGCGCCGGTTCAGAAGTTCAAGGGAGGAGGCTTCGAGGCGCAGGTGTGGATTTCTTTCCCACCAGACTGGGGCCTCCAAGACATCTGTGACATCCCCTGAACTCTGA